From the genome of Chitinophagaceae bacterium, one region includes:
- a CDS encoding nuclear transport factor 2 family protein has product MHDNSSWEETDNRVLTAENQVTVLKVAQWNDGPAKTMDQHVKDSIEQRNLYNEIAFMDSVLFEAYNTQNIEKVKTIFDEDLEFYHDKGGLTSYDQNIKSLQENFAKGYNVQRRLVKGTLEVYPVKDYGAMEIGAHEFCHVENGEMDCGTFKFLMIWQKKEGVWKITRVASYDH; this is encoded by the coding sequence ATGCATGATAATTCAAGCTGGGAAGAAACGGACAACCGTGTGTTGACTGCCGAAAATCAAGTTACTGTTTTAAAGGTTGCTCAATGGAATGACGGACCCGCTAAAACAATGGACCAACATGTGAAAGATTCCATCGAACAGCGGAATCTGTACAATGAAATTGCATTCATGGACAGCGTTTTATTTGAAGCTTATAACACACAAAACATCGAAAAAGTAAAAACCATATTTGATGAGGACCTTGAATTTTATCATGATAAAGGTGGACTGACCTCCTATGATCAGAACATTAAAAGCCTGCAAGAGAATTTCGCGAAGGGATATAACGTACAAAGAAGGCTGGTGAAGGGAACACTCGAAGTTTATCCGGTTAAAGATTATGGTGCGATGGAAATTGGCGCGCATGAATTTTGCCATGTTGAAAACGGGGAGATGGATTGCGGCACTTTTAAATTTTTAATGATCTGGCAAAAGAAGGAGGGTGTATGGAAAATCACAAGGGTGGCGAGTTATGATCATTAA
- a CDS encoding alpha-glucosidase C-terminal domain-containing protein, translating to MTTIKKLTCLTVACFLIGCNSTPNTTQEVAPDFDDSRYEPQPYVELKHAEWTKNATIYEANIRQFTAEGNFKAFEEHLPRLKELGVDIIWLMPINPIGEKNRKGTMGSYYSVKDYYAVNPEFGTLDEFKALVNKIHAMGMYVIIDWVANHSAWDNPLVTEHPEWYTKTMEGNFQPTPWYDWEDIIDFDYDQPGLRKYMTEVMKYWVKETDIDGFRCDVAGFIPVDFWDNLRTELDQIKPVFMLAEWESRDLHKKAFDMTYSWSLWDKLHDVTTDVKNINGLVEYLAHDVNTFPPDAYRMNFTDNHDKNSWEGNQYSNFGAGLEAAMVFCSVANGMPLIYSGQEAGLDRSLKFFDKDLIEWKEHRNTTIYKKLFGLKHANEALWNGAAGGVMTRVYNDQMQQVISFYREKNGDKVLPIINFSAQPITVKLQSKFFAGNYLELFSGQTFALKGDDTFALAPWSYLVLSQTKQVNSTN from the coding sequence ATGACCACCATTAAAAAACTCACCTGTCTCACAGTTGCCTGTTTCCTCATCGGATGCAATAGCACTCCAAACACTACACAAGAAGTAGCGCCGGATTTTGACGACTCACGTTATGAACCGCAACCTTATGTTGAATTAAAACATGCTGAGTGGACAAAGAATGCAACTATTTATGAAGCCAACATCAGGCAATTTACAGCGGAAGGAAATTTTAAAGCATTTGAAGAACATCTGCCCCGGCTGAAAGAACTTGGAGTTGATATTATATGGCTCATGCCAATTAATCCCATCGGAGAAAAAAACAGGAAGGGAACCATGGGAAGTTATTATTCAGTGAAGGATTATTATGCCGTCAATCCTGAGTTCGGTACGCTGGATGAATTCAAAGCGCTTGTAAATAAAATTCATGCGATGGGTATGTATGTAATTATCGATTGGGTGGCCAATCATTCTGCGTGGGATAATCCACTGGTAACTGAACATCCGGAATGGTACACAAAAACAATGGAAGGAAATTTTCAACCAACTCCGTGGTATGACTGGGAAGACATCATTGATTTCGATTACGATCAGCCAGGCCTTCGAAAATATATGACAGAAGTAATGAAGTATTGGGTGAAGGAAACAGACATCGATGGTTTCCGCTGCGATGTAGCAGGGTTTATCCCGGTTGATTTCTGGGATAATCTGCGCACTGAACTTGATCAGATCAAACCTGTTTTCATGCTGGCGGAATGGGAATCAAGAGATCTTCACAAAAAAGCATTTGACATGACGTATTCGTGGAGCCTGTGGGACAAGCTTCATGATGTAACAACCGATGTTAAAAATATCAATGGCCTGGTAGAGTACCTGGCGCATGATGTAAATACTTTTCCACCTGATGCGTACCGGATGAACTTTACTGATAACCACGATAAAAATTCATGGGAAGGAAATCAATATTCCAACTTCGGCGCCGGACTGGAAGCGGCGATGGTGTTTTGCTCGGTCGCGAATGGGATGCCTTTGATCTATAGTGGTCAGGAAGCAGGCCTCGACCGTTCCCTTAAGTTTTTTGACAAAGACCTGATCGAATGGAAAGAGCACAGGAATACAACGATTTACAAAAAGCTCTTTGGATTAAAACATGCTAACGAAGCATTGTGGAATGGTGCAGCCGGCGGTGTAATGACAAGAGTTTACAATGATCAGATGCAACAAGTAATTTCATTCTATCGTGAAAAGAATGGTGATAAAGTTTTACCCATCATCAACTTCAGCGCTCAACCAATTACTGTTAAGCTGCAATCAAAGTTCTTTGCCGGAAACTATCTTGAATTATTCTCCGGACAAACCTTTGCATTGAAAGGAGATGATACTTTCGCATTGGCTCCGTGGAGCTATCTCGTACTTTCTCAAACCAAACAAGTTAATTCCACCAACTGA
- a CDS encoding DsbA family oxidoreductase codes for MKVEIWSDVMCPFCYIGKRKFETAFNGFDQAAKVEIEWKSFQLSPDMKTDSETNINQFLASHKGISIEQAKKMNANVTEMAKQAGLVYNFDISVVANSFNAHRFSHFAKQYGKQQEAEEKLFAAYFTEGKNIDDYDTLIVLGNELGLDAAALKTALENQSFTADVQADMEEANRLRVNAVPFFVFDRKYAVSGAQDSKVFADVLKKSFDEWRQEHPAAG; via the coding sequence ATGAAAGTGGAAATCTGGAGTGATGTGATGTGCCCGTTCTGTTACATCGGTAAAAGAAAATTTGAAACCGCTTTTAACGGCTTTGACCAAGCTGCAAAAGTTGAAATTGAATGGAAAAGTTTTCAGCTTTCGCCCGATATGAAAACGGATTCTGAAACTAACATCAATCAGTTTCTGGCAAGTCACAAGGGGATAAGTATCGAGCAGGCAAAAAAGATGAATGCGAATGTAACAGAAATGGCGAAACAGGCAGGACTGGTTTATAACTTTGATATTTCTGTTGTAGCGAATTCTTTTAACGCGCACCGCTTTTCGCATTTCGCAAAGCAGTATGGCAAGCAGCAGGAAGCGGAAGAAAAACTTTTCGCCGCTTATTTTACAGAAGGAAAAAATATTGATGATTATGATACGCTTATTGTATTGGGAAATGAATTGGGCCTGGATGCTGCCGCTTTGAAAACCGCATTGGAAAATCAATCTTTTACTGCAGACGTTCAGGCAGATATGGAAGAAGCAAATCGGTTGCGGGTGAATGCTGTTCCGTTTTTTGTATTCGATAGAAAATATGCGGTCTCCGGTGCGCAGGACAGCAAAGTGTTTGCGGATGTATTGAAGAAATCGTTTGATGAATGGAGGCAGGAACATCCTGCTGCCGGTTGA
- the nifJ gene encoding pyruvate:ferredoxin (flavodoxin) oxidoreductase, whose product MLTKNKLIATIDGNEAAAYVAYRVNEVCAIYPITPSSTMAELADEWSAKGIKNVWGHVPDIIEMQSEGGAAGTVHGALQTGSLTTTFTASQGLMLMLPNMYKIAGELTATVFHVAARSLAAQGLSIFGDHQDVMAARTTGFAMLASASVQEAHDFALIAQAATLKSRIPFIHFFDGFRTSHEVNKLEMLSDGEIKSMIPDEFVFAHRKRALNPDHPFIRGTAQNPDVYFQSRETVNTFYDNTPVIVENVMREFENLTGRKYDLFQYTGAADAKRVIIIMGSGGETVAETVHALNATGEKTGVIQVRLYRPFSTGHILKALPGTVESIAVLDRTKESGATGEPMYQDVLASLVEGFQQGKIAKLPHVIGGRYGLSSKEFTPAMVKGVFDELKKDIHPGKKEQPKNHFTVGINDDVTNTSLTYDAAYSLDESEWRQALFFGLGADGTVGANKNSIKIIGENTELFAQGYFVYDSKKSGARTVSHLRFGPHPIRAPYLITKADFIACHQFNFTGKVEMLDFIRQGGTFLLNSPYDTTEVWSHLPGNVQREIISRQLKFYIIDATAVARDTGMSGRINTIMQTCFFALSGVLPRAEAIEQIKHAIEKSYAKKGQSVVEQNFAAVDATLAHLYEVTVPDQSTSTSQLLAVVPSEAPDFVKEVTAMMMSGHGDELPVSKMSQDGTYPSGTTKWEKRNISDLVPVWEPDTCIQCGNCAYVCPHSVIRAKFYHADFLKDAPIAFQSAPINSRGFPETKYTLQVYAEDCTGCNLCVEVCPATSLTDRSVKAINMAEKEPIIKEVKENITFFEKLPWNNRSEINFSTVHGAQFLEPLFEFSGACAGCGETPYLKLLSQLFGERLLVANATGCSSIYGGNLPTTPWTTNKAGQGPAWSNSLFEDNAEFGLGMRITADQQLLMAGKLLKQLAPQLGNELVDAIINAPQIQESEIAAQRKRVHELREMLVNITDDTAKHLLSVADQLVRRSVWLVGGDGWAYDIGSGGLDHALAAGRNINILVLDTEVYSNTGGQSSKATPTAATAKFAAAGKRGGKKDLALQAISYGNVYVARIAFGANPQQALLAMREAEAYNGPSLILAYSHCIAHGYDLKDGLSQQQKAVSSGYWPLLRYNPVLRTKNQNPFILDSTRPVIPLKEFAYNELRYKVLTLTNPEEAASLMTLAQELVNLRWKNYEELATKSASDFVPVA is encoded by the coding sequence ATGTTAACAAAAAATAAATTGATAGCCACCATTGACGGTAATGAAGCCGCTGCGTATGTAGCCTATCGTGTAAATGAAGTCTGCGCTATTTATCCCATCACCCCTTCTTCCACTATGGCAGAGCTGGCCGATGAATGGAGTGCAAAAGGTATTAAGAATGTGTGGGGTCATGTGCCCGACATCATCGAGATGCAAAGTGAAGGCGGTGCGGCAGGAACGGTACATGGTGCCTTACAAACAGGTTCACTTACTACCACCTTTACAGCATCACAGGGATTAATGCTGATGTTGCCCAACATGTATAAAATTGCCGGTGAACTCACCGCCACTGTTTTTCATGTAGCAGCGCGTTCACTCGCAGCGCAGGGCTTGTCCATCTTCGGCGATCACCAGGATGTGATGGCAGCAAGAACAACAGGATTTGCAATGCTTGCTTCCGCCAGTGTACAGGAAGCACATGACTTTGCTTTAATTGCACAGGCAGCTACTTTAAAATCAAGAATTCCCTTTATCCATTTTTTCGATGGTTTCCGAACCTCACATGAAGTGAATAAACTCGAAATGCTGAGCGACGGGGAAATCAAATCAATGATCCCGGATGAATTTGTATTCGCCCATCGCAAACGCGCATTGAATCCTGATCATCCGTTTATCCGCGGCACCGCGCAAAATCCGGATGTCTATTTTCAAAGCAGGGAAACAGTAAATACATTTTATGACAACACGCCGGTTATTGTTGAAAATGTTATGCGTGAATTTGAAAATCTCACCGGCAGAAAATATGATCTCTTTCAATATACGGGTGCTGCTGATGCAAAGCGAGTAATCATCATCATGGGCTCGGGTGGTGAAACCGTTGCTGAAACAGTACATGCACTCAATGCAACAGGAGAAAAAACTGGTGTTATCCAGGTTCGCTTGTATCGTCCCTTCTCTACCGGACATATATTAAAAGCCCTGCCGGGAACAGTGGAATCCATTGCAGTACTTGATCGCACGAAGGAATCCGGTGCTACCGGCGAGCCGATGTACCAGGATGTGCTGGCTTCATTGGTGGAAGGATTTCAGCAGGGAAAAATTGCAAAACTGCCGCATGTAATTGGTGGCCGCTATGGACTTTCTTCCAAGGAGTTTACACCTGCCATGGTGAAAGGAGTGTTTGATGAATTGAAAAAAGATATTCATCCTGGTAAGAAGGAACAACCCAAAAATCATTTTACCGTCGGTATCAATGATGATGTTACGAATACAAGCTTAACGTATGATGCCGCCTATTCATTGGATGAATCGGAATGGCGTCAGGCACTCTTCTTTGGCCTCGGTGCTGATGGAACCGTTGGTGCAAATAAAAACAGCATCAAGATCATCGGAGAAAACACCGAACTGTTTGCGCAGGGATATTTTGTGTATGACTCAAAAAAATCAGGTGCAAGAACTGTTTCGCATCTGCGCTTCGGACCGCATCCGATACGTGCACCTTACCTGATCACCAAAGCGGATTTCATTGCCTGTCATCAATTCAATTTTACAGGAAAAGTAGAGATGCTTGATTTTATCAGGCAAGGCGGTACTTTTTTATTGAACAGTCCTTATGATACCACTGAAGTGTGGAGTCACCTGCCGGGAAATGTGCAGCGGGAAATCATCAGCAGACAATTGAAGTTCTATATTATTGATGCTACTGCCGTTGCAAGAGATACGGGCATGAGTGGCAGAATCAATACGATCATGCAGACATGTTTCTTTGCATTGAGCGGTGTGTTACCAAGAGCGGAAGCTATCGAACAAATCAAGCATGCCATTGAGAAATCGTATGCGAAAAAAGGACAATCGGTAGTGGAACAAAACTTCGCCGCAGTGGATGCGACGCTTGCGCACCTTTATGAAGTAACTGTTCCTGATCAGTCAACTTCCACCTCTCAGTTACTTGCTGTAGTTCCATCTGAAGCGCCTGATTTTGTGAAAGAAGTTACGGCGATGATGATGTCAGGACATGGTGATGAATTGCCGGTGAGTAAGATGTCGCAGGACGGCACGTATCCCAGTGGCACTACGAAGTGGGAAAAAAGAAATATTTCGGATCTCGTTCCGGTTTGGGAACCTGACACCTGCATTCAATGTGGCAATTGTGCGTATGTATGCCCTCACAGTGTGATCCGCGCAAAATTTTATCACGCAGATTTCCTGAAGGATGCGCCCATAGCATTTCAATCTGCACCTATAAATTCCCGTGGCTTTCCTGAAACAAAATATACGTTGCAGGTTTATGCTGAAGATTGCACCGGCTGTAACTTATGCGTGGAAGTTTGTCCTGCCACTTCATTAACTGACCGTTCGGTGAAAGCGATTAACATGGCGGAGAAAGAACCTATCATCAAAGAAGTAAAAGAGAACATTACATTTTTTGAAAAGCTGCCCTGGAACAACCGTTCAGAAATTAATTTTTCAACTGTTCATGGCGCGCAGTTTTTAGAACCCTTGTTTGAATTCTCCGGTGCCTGCGCAGGTTGCGGCGAAACACCTTACCTGAAACTGTTGTCGCAATTGTTCGGCGAGCGATTGCTGGTGGCAAATGCAACAGGTTGTTCTTCCATTTACGGTGGAAATTTGCCCACCACTCCATGGACTACCAACAAAGCAGGACAAGGCCCTGCATGGTCCAACTCTTTATTTGAAGACAATGCAGAATTCGGCCTGGGAATGCGAATCACGGCTGATCAGCAATTGCTGATGGCGGGTAAGCTATTGAAACAACTGGCTCCTCAGTTAGGTAATGAATTGGTGGATGCGATTATCAATGCGCCGCAGATTCAGGAATCAGAAATTGCAGCACAACGAAAGAGAGTACATGAACTCAGGGAAATGTTGGTCAACATTACGGATGATACCGCAAAGCATTTGCTTTCGGTTGCCGACCAATTGGTGCGCCGCAGTGTCTGGCTGGTAGGTGGTGATGGTTGGGCATACGATATCGGTTCTGGTGGATTGGATCATGCGCTGGCAGCAGGTAGAAACATCAATATTCTTGTGCTCGATACAGAAGTGTACAGTAATACAGGAGGACAAAGTTCCAAGGCCACGCCAACGGCAGCCACTGCAAAATTCGCTGCCGCGGGAAAACGCGGTGGCAAAAAAGACCTTGCCCTCCAGGCAATTTCTTATGGCAATGTGTACGTCGCACGGATTGCTTTTGGCGCCAATCCTCAACAGGCATTGCTGGCGATGCGCGAAGCGGAAGCATACAATGGTCCATCACTCATATTGGCATACAGTCATTGCATAGCGCATGGTTATGATTTGAAAGATGGTTTATCGCAGCAGCAAAAAGCGGTGTCGAGTGGTTACTGGCCCTTGCTCCGTTACAATCCTGTGCTGCGGACAAAAAATCAAAACCCATTCATACTTGATTCCACCAGACCGGTTATTCCATTGAAAGAATTCGCATATAATGAACTCCGATACAAAGTGCTCACGCTTACGAATCCTGAAGAAGCTGCTTCCCTGATGACGCTGGCACAGGAGCTGGTGAATTTACGCTGGAAAAATTATGAAGAGCTGGCCACAAAAAGCGCCAGTGATTTTGTACCTGTTGCATAA
- a CDS encoding isoprenylcysteine carboxylmethyltransferase family protein: MVAGVIPYWLTGKNAKTTFAAPFVVYHFLGMLTFAIGFVLMLICIISFAIQGKGTLSPADPTKKLVIAGLYRFSRNPMYIGVMMMLIGESFFFQSNVLGAYSLLIFIAFNIFIIYFEEPRLRKDFADDYDIYVKQVRRWF; this comes from the coding sequence ATGGTTGCCGGAGTAATTCCTTATTGGCTTACAGGAAAAAATGCTAAGACAACATTTGCAGCACCCTTTGTTGTGTATCATTTTTTAGGGATGCTGACATTTGCTATCGGATTTGTTCTCATGTTAATCTGCATTATAAGTTTTGCTATTCAGGGGAAGGGCACATTGTCACCCGCTGACCCTACCAAAAAATTGGTGATAGCAGGCCTTTACAGGTTTTCACGTAATCCCATGTATATTGGAGTAATGATGATGTTAATTGGAGAGAGCTTTTTTTTTCAATCAAATGTATTAGGAGCGTATTCCCTGCTGATTTTTATAGCCTTTAATATTTTCATCATCTACTTTGAAGAACCCCGTTTACGAAAAGACTTTGCTGATGATTATGACATCTATGTTAAGCAGGTGCGTAGATGGTTCTGA
- a CDS encoding glyoxalase/bleomycin resistance/extradiol dioxygenase family protein encodes MAKQIFINLAVKDLQKSMDFYTALGFSNNPQFSDDAGKCMVWSENIFVMLLTHDKFASFATKPIADTKSGVAGLFSLSVESIEEVNSITTNGIKAGGTEPSEMRDYGFMQQRTIEDFDGHTWEIFYMDLSKFPTEK; translated from the coding sequence ATGGCAAAACAGATTTTTATCAATTTGGCAGTAAAAGACCTTCAAAAATCGATGGACTTTTATACTGCATTAGGTTTTTCAAACAATCCTCAATTTTCGGACGACGCGGGAAAGTGTATGGTTTGGAGTGAAAACATTTTTGTAATGCTTTTGACACACGATAAGTTTGCATCATTTGCAACCAAACCTATTGCAGACACAAAATCAGGTGTAGCAGGACTGTTTTCATTGTCGGTTGAAAGTATTGAGGAAGTAAATAGCATTACAACAAATGGAATAAAAGCCGGGGGAACAGAACCCAGCGAAATGAGAGATTACGGCTTTATGCAACAACGAACCATAGAAGATTTTGATGGACATACCTGGGAGATTTTCTATATGGACCTGTCAAAATTTCCAACCGAAAAATAA
- a CDS encoding SRPBCC family protein, whose protein sequence is MATNKVSLHRVFTASPEKVYKAFTDADAMACWLPPYGFVCKVHSMDFQIGGKYKMSFTNFGTGSSQSFGGEYLEIIPNELIKYTDQFDDPNLPGQMITKIELRKVICGTEFFATQEGIPDAIPVEMCYLGWQESLDKLKRLVEPNIPDA, encoded by the coding sequence ATGGCAACAAACAAAGTTTCACTTCACAGAGTTTTTACAGCTTCTCCTGAAAAAGTTTATAAAGCTTTCACAGACGCTGACGCCATGGCGTGCTGGCTACCACCTTACGGTTTTGTTTGCAAAGTTCATAGTATGGATTTTCAAATTGGAGGTAAATACAAAATGTCGTTTACTAATTTTGGTACGGGTAGTAGTCAGTCTTTTGGTGGCGAATATTTAGAAATCATACCCAATGAGCTAATAAAATATACGGACCAGTTTGACGATCCGAATTTACCAGGACAAATGATTACCAAAATAGAGTTGCGCAAAGTAATATGTGGTACAGAATTTTTTGCAACACAGGAAGGAATACCTGATGCAATTCCGGTTGAAATGTGTTATTTAGGCTGGCAGGAATCGTTAGACAAATTAAAACGTTTGGTAGAACCGAACATTCCGGATGCTTAA
- a CDS encoding SRPBCC domain-containing protein, with the protein MKKAQYEVSINASASKVYDFMLGISNKQTYEQWTALFNPTSTYEGSWIKGSKMLFIGIDDKGEKGGMVSEIAEIIPDRFVSIRHFGLLKANKEITEGPEVEQWANGFENYTFEENNGTTTVTVDLDITKDFLDYMNQTYPNALERLKEICEK; encoded by the coding sequence ATGAAAAAAGCTCAATACGAAGTAAGCATTAATGCATCAGCAAGTAAAGTTTACGACTTTATGCTCGGCATAAGCAATAAACAAACATACGAGCAATGGACTGCTCTGTTCAATCCTACTTCAACTTATGAAGGGAGTTGGATTAAGGGGAGTAAGATGCTGTTCATTGGGATAGATGATAAAGGTGAAAAAGGTGGTATGGTATCAGAAATCGCTGAAATCATTCCAGACCGTTTTGTTTCAATCCGGCATTTCGGACTTTTAAAAGCAAATAAAGAAATCACGGAAGGACCAGAAGTAGAACAATGGGCAAATGGATTTGAAAATTATACTTTCGAAGAAAACAACGGAACTACTACAGTTACTGTTGACTTAGACATCACGAAAGATTTTTTAGATTATATGAACCAGACCTATCCTAATGCCCTCGAGAGATTGAAAGAAATATGTGAAAAATGA
- a CDS encoding alpha/beta hydrolase — MKTIKFILLIVLFAIMGIVGYVYFLTFTPQGRLNWGQAVFLKFTAGDNVSEMADRIKRMTVLERSHFIDQMPINLAEVSVDTLKITSDSLTTYIFKPENFDKNSPVIIYYHGGAFVLPWTNLSVSYATRLSKLYHAIVVAVDYRVAPEHSFPIPNNDCFATFLWTISTIEKWGGNPDNIIVAGESAGATFASLVAIKAKQQNLTNIKYQILECPATYAPFKTTAYQKYRIGYYLQEPEMQYALESYLPNEADRTNPLAFPFYSDSLANLPPAYIITCEFDPLKDTGKDFAEKLKKAKVQTIYKEMKGMVHCIPGPFNEKDRANLYNEILSESEGYFKN; from the coding sequence ATGAAAACAATTAAATTCATTTTGCTTATCGTTCTATTTGCCATCATGGGTATTGTGGGGTATGTTTACTTTCTGACCTTTACTCCGCAAGGACGATTAAATTGGGGACAGGCAGTATTTTTAAAATTCACTGCCGGTGATAATGTATCCGAAATGGCGGACAGGATAAAACGGATGACTGTACTGGAACGAAGTCATTTTATAGATCAAATGCCCATAAATTTGGCGGAGGTAAGTGTAGATACATTGAAAATAACAAGCGATAGTCTGACAACCTATATTTTTAAGCCTGAGAACTTTGACAAAAATAGCCCTGTGATAATTTATTATCACGGAGGAGCATTCGTATTACCCTGGACAAATCTTTCTGTATCGTATGCAACACGGTTGTCCAAATTATATCATGCTATTGTAGTGGCGGTTGATTATAGAGTTGCTCCTGAACACTCTTTCCCAATTCCAAATAATGATTGTTTTGCAACTTTTCTTTGGACAATCTCAACCATCGAAAAATGGGGTGGTAACCCAGACAATATAATTGTTGCGGGTGAGAGTGCAGGTGCAACTTTTGCATCACTTGTGGCAATAAAAGCTAAACAACAGAATTTGACTAATATCAAATATCAAATTTTGGAATGTCCGGCTACTTATGCTCCTTTTAAAACAACTGCCTATCAGAAATATAGAATAGGATATTATTTGCAAGAGCCTGAAATGCAATATGCCTTAGAAAGTTATTTGCCAAATGAGGCTGACCGAACTAACCCGTTGGCATTTCCATTTTATTCAGATAGTTTAGCAAATCTACCACCAGCTTATATAATTACCTGTGAGTTTGATCCATTAAAAGATACTGGAAAAGACTTTGCTGAAAAGCTTAAAAAGGCAAAAGTGCAAACCATTTATAAAGAGATGAAAGGTATGGTTCATTGTATACCTGGACCTTTTAATGAAAAGGACAGAGCAAATTTATATAATGAAATATTATCTGAATCGGAGGGATATTTTAAAAATTAA
- a CDS encoding 3-hydroxyanthranilate 3,4-dioxygenase: protein MIQHAFNFKTWIDENRHLLKPPVGNRQVYVGNDNFIVMVVGGPNSRKDYHYNETEEFYYQLEGDVVVKIVDEGQFVDIPIKEGEIFLLPKQTPHSPRRGPNTIGLVMEVYRPDAKDGFQWYCEQCGNKLHEEKLHVKDIVKDLPVVMNNFYASEELRTCKKCGHVMEPPK from the coding sequence ATGATTCAACACGCCTTCAACTTTAAAACCTGGATTGATGAAAACCGCCATCTCCTCAAACCTCCTGTAGGCAACCGGCAGGTGTATGTTGGCAACGACAACTTTATAGTGATGGTAGTCGGCGGACCCAACTCCCGCAAAGATTATCATTACAATGAAACGGAAGAATTTTATTATCAGTTAGAGGGCGATGTAGTGGTAAAGATTGTGGATGAAGGTCAGTTTGTCGACATTCCGATTAAGGAAGGAGAAATATTCCTTTTACCAAAGCAAACACCGCATTCACCGCGGCGCGGTCCCAACACGATTGGACTGGTGATGGAAGTATATCGTCCGGATGCAAAAGATGGTTTTCAATGGTACTGCGAACAATGCGGCAATAAACTGCACGAAGAAAAGCTGCATGTAAAAGACATTGTAAAAGATCTTCCTGTCGTGATGAATAATTTCTACGCTTCTGAAGAGCTGCGTACCTGCAAAAAATGCGGGCATGTGATGGAGCCGCCGAAGTAG
- a CDS encoding SDR family oxidoreductase, translating to MNTNLAGKNALVCGSSKGIGKAVAIALAELGANITLTARNEEALLKAISELDTSSGQQHDFILADFSKPDELKELIHHQLKDTTYQILVNNTGGPMAGNIVDATTQQFESAFSNHLICNHVLATALLPGMKKSNYGRIINIISTSVKIPLRGLGVSNTIRGAVANWSKTLATELAPFGITVNNVLPGATNTERLQSIVSGKSEKTGRSIEDVEEEMLDEIPMHRFADPSEIAAAAAFLASPAAGYITGINVPVDGGRTGAL from the coding sequence ATGAATACAAATCTCGCCGGAAAGAACGCATTGGTATGCGGCAGCAGCAAAGGCATTGGAAAAGCGGTGGCCATTGCGCTTGCAGAACTCGGTGCCAATATCACCCTTACTGCCCGTAATGAAGAAGCACTGCTCAAAGCCATCAGCGAACTGGATACCTCTTCAGGACAACAACATGATTTCATTCTTGCGGATTTTTCAAAACCGGATGAACTGAAAGAACTGATCCATCATCAATTGAAAGACACCACTTACCAGATACTGGTAAATAATACCGGTGGACCTATGGCAGGTAATATTGTAGATGCCACCACGCAGCAATTTGAATCAGCCTTCAGCAATCATCTCATCTGCAATCATGTGCTCGCAACAGCGTTGTTGCCCGGTATGAAAAAAAGTAATTACGGCCGCATCATCAATATTATTTCTACTTCTGTAAAGATTCCATTGCGCGGTTTGGGTGTTTCCAATACCATTCGTGGTGCAGTGGCCAACTGGTCGAAAACGCTGGCTACAGAACTCGCACCATTTGGAATCACCGTCAACAATGTACTTCCCGGAGCTACGAATACAGAACGGTTGCAGTCAATCGTGAGCGGCAAATCTGAAAAAACAGGGCGCAGTATAGAAGACGTTGAGGAAGAGATGCTGGATGAAATTCCGATGCATCGTTTTGCTGATCCTTCGGAGATTGCGGCAGCGGCAGCGTTTCTGGCTTCGCCTGCTGCGGGTTATATCACAGGAATTAATGTGCCGGTGGATGGAGGGAGAACGGGGGCTTTGTGA